From Dendropsophus ebraccatus isolate aDenEbr1 chromosome 2, aDenEbr1.pat, whole genome shotgun sequence, a single genomic window includes:
- the SDC2 gene encoding syndecan-2 — MRNMWILLSFALLALVSGETMVATTSDKDLYIDSTSVEESSGVYPIDDDDYSSGSGSGVVDIDDPEVAVQVPTIRAVPENQPISDAPVVERTTPKMQTSIVRSPEEPEVKSDKEPLERKPSSDGEVLTEKQSENLFHRTEVLAAVIAGGGIGFLFAVFLILLLVYRMRKKDEGSYDLGERKPSSAVYQKAPTKEFYA; from the exons ATGGTGGCCACAACCTCAGACAAAGACTTGTACATCGACAGCACTTCAGTTGAAGAATCCTCTGGCGTATATCCCATTGATGACGATGACTACTCTTCTGGTTCAGGATCAG GAGTTGTAGACATCGATGACCCAGAAGTGGCAGTACAAGTCCCGACCATTAGAGCAGTTCCAGAAAACCAACCAATCAGCGATGCTCCAGTAGTGGAGAGGACTACACCTAAGATGCAGACAAGCATAGTTAGAAGCCCAGAG GAGCCTGAGGTAAAGAGTGATAAAGAACCCTTAGAACGTAAAcccagcagtgatggagaggtgTTAACGGAGAAGCAGTCAGAAAACCTATTCCACAGAACAGAAGTACTTGCAG CGGTCATTGCCGGTGGAGGCATCGGATTCCTCTTTGCCGTTTTCTTAATCCTCCTGTTAGTTTACCGCATGAGAAAGAAGGATGAGGGCAGCTACGACCTTGGAGAAAGGAAACCATCCAGCGCTGTCTACCAAAAGGCACCAACTAAAGAGTTTTATGCATAA